TCCAACTACCctctggtatgtacttgggtaatttgtgaccggatttgtgaaaaggggtcttccacacacatccaattctacgAAATTGGTAGActataacttagtgttcagctaacatataaacctgaaattttctccatccattatgCTATGttagtgctcactactgaccacatttcaagtcaatagcttttCCTATCTGAAGTTATtaatcatcaaagttggtaaattggatgtgtgtggaagaccccttttcgcaaatccggtcacatttgtttaTGTtatgtggtaaccacaaagataaacagtgatggttcaggccctagcccacttgtctgactggCAACTTTTATTGAGAtaagtgtacaatttcacagaattgcctttactagctctacttttaatgcagtgtgcacaagtataattgtagagacctacaatcgggtatcggtTAATTATCAGTAAAACGGCATAAAAATATATTGGATATCGATTTTCCCTAaaaaagtgggaatcggtacaactctagtAAGTATCCATAAATGAGTTTTGCTGTGTATGTTTCATATGccttatgtataattatactctCTTCTTTTAGGATCAACTTTTTAAAGTTTTGCTAAGTTATTTTGGACAAAATGTCCCAGACACTTTACGAGACATATTTATCTCAAAGTTCAAACAAAGATACGTGTGATTGGAAAAAACACCAAAGAGCTTGGAGTGAAATCATAGAAGAAGCATGATAACTGACAAAGCAAAATAGTCTCCCAACAGGGGGTTTGCTGAAGACAGGTGATATTCAAAACTGGGATCTTACCATAGTGGTCCACACACTGTTGGATTCCAGTTTGTGTTTACAGCAAAGAGCAAAGCCTTGGGAACAAAGTGCCATATTCAAACTGGCTCTGCTATAATTAAAGCAACATCATAGATACTTTAAAGGGGTAGTGTGACGGTTAGAAATACCTGAAGCCGTTCAACTTCTATTGtttacattacatcatacatgcatatatCACATGCAACTTCCGTTTTCCCAAAAAATGGCATCGTCTAGTGAAGTCCATGATAGAGCTGGTGAGGATAACACGGATAGAAGCCAAGACACAGAAGAAGTAATTTAACATATATCTAGTAGGTATATCTGTGATTCTGTTATCAGGAAAGCGAAGAGGACATGAGTACTCTGTGTCAGTGCAAGAACACGTGCCAATCGCGGTGTTGCCCCTGTAAAGCTGCAAGAGTAGCTTGCACTTCAGCGTGTCGTTGTGGAACCAGGCGTAATTCTTGTAAGAATAAGGTATAATCCACTAAGTTTCCTTTAAATGTTTACTAATAGTATACTTTTAGCCACAAGATGAAGAAACAAGACCCTCGAGGGAACAAGAACGAGAGGAAAGGGATAGGCGATTGGAGGTTTGTATCTGTGATAAAACATGAATACAAAATGCCATTCACACTATGTACAGGAGTATATTATATCACTGGACCTGGACACATGCCATCAAATTATGAAAAAAACCTATTGTAATAATGGCGGGGTAGAGCTACTGAAGTCTATTATGAGCAGTGATCCACCAGAACCAGAAAACGACCCACAGTCATCAAATCTACCGGACTGGTGTAGATGTGGGAATTGCCAACCTATGCCCTTGTCCACAGAGAATATATGTTGCCGTAAACGTCCTTGTGTGACAACACTGGAATTTTTTGAGTCAGCTGTACTGGATATGAATGTCTTGTCGATTGCTATTGTCAATCGTAGTGATGTGTACGCTGATGATCCAGATTACAGTCCATCTTCTTACAGGAAGGCCGCGTACCGCCAATGGATTCTGTGGAATTATGGATATTTAGGAAGGGGTCAAAGGAGAGTCGTCCCATCATGTGTAGTATGGGCAGTGAGGTGGCGCTACCCAGCCCCAGATGGATACAACCTAGGGTTTAAAGAGTACTGAACATTACACAGGGCACTATGTACAATAGTGTGTCaacaattatgtatgtatatatgtgaccggatttgcaaaaaggtaccttttt
This genomic interval from Dysidea avara chromosome 15, odDysAvar1.4, whole genome shotgun sequence contains the following:
- the LOC136246026 gene encoding uncharacterized protein gives rise to the protein MQLPFSQKMASSSEVHDRAGEDNTDRSQDTEEESEEDMSTLCQCKNTCQSRCCPCKAARVACTSACRCGTRRNSCKNKPQDEETRPSREQEREERDRRLEEYIISLDLDTCHQIMKKTYCNNGGVELLKSIMSSDPPEPENDPQSSNLPDWCRCGNCQPMPLSTENICCRKRPCVTTLEFFESAVLDMNVLSIAIVNRSDVYADDPDYSPSSYRKAAYRQWILWNYGYLGRGQRRVVPSCVVWAVRWRYPAPDGYNLGFKEY